A genome region from Sphingobium sp. CR2-8 includes the following:
- a CDS encoding COG3650 family protein: MRRPWLIPLFAMITGCGDDAPPPVSNAAEAVTAAPIVSNAAIDSPSIENHLEKVPRETGRETPQAEARHIHPDADRYSAIGTEPFWAVTVEGSTVTLERPDKPPLRFAVTRSDDVRAIRYLGAGFTMTLTEGPCGDGMSDAIWSDRVAIAFGEGTLKGCGGLREDMRDDAP; the protein is encoded by the coding sequence ATGAGGCGGCCTTGGCTCATCCCCCTCTTCGCGATGATTACGGGCTGCGGCGACGATGCGCCGCCGCCGGTCAGTAATGCGGCAGAAGCCGTTACGGCCGCGCCGATCGTCAGCAACGCCGCGATTGATTCGCCAAGCATCGAAAATCATTTGGAAAAGGTTCCACGTGAAACAGGTAGAGAGACGCCCCAGGCGGAGGCGCGCCATATCCATCCTGACGCCGATCGCTACAGCGCCATCGGCACGGAGCCTTTCTGGGCCGTCACGGTCGAGGGATCGACCGTGACGCTGGAACGGCCGGACAAGCCGCCGCTCCGCTTTGCGGTGACGCGCAGCGACGATGTCAGGGCGATTCGCTATCTGGGCGCAGGCTTCACCATGACGCTGACCGAGGGGCCGTGCGGCGATGGCATGAGCGACGCGATCTGGTCCGACCGGGTGGCGATCGCATTTGGCGAAGGCACGCTCAAGGGATGTGGCGGCCTGCGCGAGGATATGCGGGATGACGCGCCCTGA
- the gyrB gene encoding DNA topoisomerase (ATP-hydrolyzing) subunit B — protein sequence MSEEPVNTPNNNEYGADSIKVLKGLDAVRKRPGMYIGDTDDGSGLHHMVFEVSDNAIDEALAGHCDRITITLNPDGSVSVEDNGRGIPTGIHKEEGVSAAEVIMTQLHAGGKFENTSDDNAYKVSGGLHGVGVSVVNALSEWLDLNIWRDGKEHWMRFAYGDATAPLKVIGDAPEGKKGTRVTFLASTEKTPGDGGTFKNQTEFDFEKLEHRYRELAFLNSGVRLFLVDARHEEKKEIELFYEGGIAAFVKYLDRNKSAMMPEPIAISGTRDDVTIDVALEWNDSYYENVLCFTNNIPQRDGGTHLAAFRAALTRTLNNYAEKSGALKKEKVSLTGEDMREGLTAIVSVKLPDPKFSSQTKDKLVSSEVRQPLESLMADKMAEWLEENPAHGKMIVQKVIDAAAAREAAKKARELTRRKGVLDIASLPGKLADCQERDPAKSELFLVEGDSAGGSAKQGRNRHNQAILPLKGKILNVERARFDKMLSSKEVGTLIQAMGTGIRDDFNLEKLRYHKIVIMTDADVDGAHIRTLLLTFFYRQMPQIIEGGHLYIAQPPLYKATRGRSEVYLKNEAALEQYLVDNGVESMALETGKGPRTGEDLRSLIEHARRMRAVMRYVPRRYNPAIIEALSLNGALDPELDQDSQAERLAATVAWMGAQDAEGRWTGSVAEEGGFHFQRLWRGVTDHHVIEGGFVGSAEARKLHSIAAEDAGSYLTPSRLITVKALAAEASDDDLPVAPTKGAMVTRPSELLDAILAAGRKGLAIQRYKGLGEMNAEQLWETTLDPDNRSMLRVEVEQADVADEIFTRLMGDVVEPRREFIQDNALNVANLDV from the coding sequence ATGAGCGAAGAACCCGTCAATACCCCGAACAACAATGAATATGGCGCCGACAGCATCAAGGTGCTCAAAGGCCTGGACGCCGTGCGGAAACGCCCCGGCATGTATATCGGCGATACCGACGATGGATCGGGCCTGCACCATATGGTGTTCGAGGTTTCGGACAACGCGATCGACGAAGCGCTGGCGGGCCATTGCGACCGCATCACCATCACGCTGAACCCCGACGGATCGGTCAGCGTCGAGGATAATGGGCGCGGCATTCCGACCGGCATCCACAAGGAAGAAGGCGTATCGGCGGCCGAGGTCATCATGACCCAGCTGCATGCGGGCGGGAAGTTCGAAAATACCAGCGACGACAATGCCTATAAGGTGTCGGGCGGCCTGCACGGCGTGGGCGTGTCGGTGGTCAACGCGCTGTCCGAATGGCTGGACCTCAACATCTGGCGCGATGGCAAGGAACATTGGATGCGCTTCGCCTATGGCGATGCGACCGCGCCGCTGAAAGTGATCGGCGATGCCCCGGAAGGGAAGAAGGGGACGCGCGTCACCTTCCTCGCGTCGACCGAAAAGACGCCCGGCGACGGCGGCACGTTCAAGAATCAGACCGAGTTCGACTTCGAAAAGCTGGAGCATCGCTATCGCGAGCTGGCCTTCCTCAACAGTGGCGTGCGCCTGTTCCTGGTCGATGCGCGCCATGAGGAAAAGAAGGAAATCGAGCTGTTCTACGAGGGCGGGATCGCGGCCTTCGTCAAATATCTCGACCGCAACAAGTCGGCGATGATGCCGGAGCCGATCGCGATTTCGGGCACGCGCGACGATGTGACGATCGACGTCGCGCTGGAGTGGAACGACTCCTATTATGAGAACGTCCTGTGCTTCACCAATAACATCCCGCAGCGCGACGGCGGCACCCATCTGGCCGCGTTCCGCGCGGCGCTGACCCGCACGCTCAACAATTATGCGGAAAAGTCGGGCGCGCTGAAGAAGGAGAAAGTCTCCCTCACCGGCGAGGATATGCGTGAGGGGCTGACCGCGATCGTATCGGTCAAGCTGCCCGATCCCAAATTCAGCTCGCAGACCAAGGACAAGCTGGTGTCTTCCGAAGTCCGCCAGCCGCTCGAAAGCCTGATGGCCGACAAGATGGCTGAATGGCTGGAAGAAAATCCGGCACATGGCAAGATGATCGTCCAGAAGGTGATCGACGCCGCCGCTGCCCGCGAGGCTGCCAAGAAGGCGCGCGAACTGACGCGGCGCAAGGGCGTGCTGGACATCGCATCGCTGCCCGGCAAGCTGGCCGACTGTCAGGAACGCGACCCCGCCAAGTCCGAACTGTTCCTGGTCGAAGGCGATTCGGCGGGCGGGTCGGCCAAGCAGGGCCGCAACCGGCATAATCAGGCGATCCTTCCTTTGAAGGGCAAGATCCTGAACGTCGAGCGCGCACGCTTCGACAAGATGCTGTCGTCCAAGGAAGTCGGCACGCTGATCCAGGCGATGGGCACCGGCATCCGGGACGATTTCAACCTGGAAAAGCTGCGCTACCACAAGATCGTCATCATGACCGACGCGGACGTCGACGGCGCGCATATCCGCACGCTGCTGCTGACCTTCTTCTATCGCCAGATGCCGCAGATCATCGAGGGCGGGCATCTCTATATCGCCCAGCCGCCGCTCTACAAGGCGACGCGCGGCCGGTCGGAAGTGTACCTCAAAAACGAAGCGGCGCTGGAGCAATATCTGGTCGACAATGGCGTCGAATCGATGGCGCTGGAAACCGGCAAGGGTCCGCGCACCGGCGAGGATCTGCGCAGCCTGATCGAACATGCGCGCCGGATGCGGGCGGTGATGCGCTATGTGCCGCGCCGCTACAATCCCGCGATTATCGAAGCGCTGAGCCTCAACGGCGCGCTCGACCCCGAACTGGATCAGGATAGCCAAGCCGAGCGGCTGGCGGCGACCGTCGCCTGGATGGGCGCGCAGGATGCCGAAGGGCGCTGGACCGGCAGCGTCGCGGAGGAAGGCGGCTTCCACTTCCAGCGCCTGTGGCGCGGCGTCACCGACCATCATGTGATCGAGGGCGGCTTCGTCGGATCGGCCGAGGCGCGCAAGCTGCACAGCATCGCGGCCGAAGATGCGGGCAGCTATCTGACGCCCAGCCGCCTGATCACGGTCAAGGCGCTGGCAGCCGAAGCAAGCGACGACGATCTGCCCGTCGCGCCGACCAAGGGCGCAATGGTGACCCGGCCGAGCGAACTGCTGGACGCCATCCTGGCGGCCGGGCGCAAAGGGCTGGCGATCCAGCGCTACAAGGGGCTGGGCGAGATGAATGCGGAACAGCTGTGGGAAACCACGCTGGACCCGGACAATCGCTCCATGCTGCGCGTCGAGGTCGAGCAGGCAGACGTGGCCGACGAAATCTTTACCCGGTTGATGGGCGACGTGGTCGAACCGCGCCGCGAGTTCATCCAGGACAATGCGCTGAACGTCGCCAATCTGGACGTCTGA
- a CDS encoding DNA-3-methyladenine glycosylase I — MTGSDQPRCAWAGTDPLYCAYHDREWGVPERDSRMLWETLMLEGFQAGLSWITILRKREGFRAAFAGFDPDTVAAFGPDDVERLMGDPGIVRARAKIEATIAGARIFCAMRDAGEDFATYVWSFVDGVPLRGDGITVPAQTDLSAAISKDLKRRGFKFVGPTIVYAWMQAIGMVNDHVAACFRRDAVAVR, encoded by the coding sequence ATGACGGGTTCGGACCAGCCGCGTTGCGCCTGGGCCGGGACGGACCCGCTCTATTGCGCCTATCACGACCGCGAATGGGGCGTGCCCGAACGCGATTCGCGCATGTTGTGGGAAACGTTGATGCTGGAGGGGTTTCAGGCGGGCCTGTCCTGGATCACCATATTGCGCAAGCGAGAGGGGTTTCGCGCCGCCTTTGCCGGGTTCGATCCCGATACGGTGGCGGCCTTTGGCCCTGATGATGTCGAACGGCTGATGGGCGATCCTGGCATCGTGCGGGCGCGGGCGAAGATCGAAGCGACGATCGCGGGCGCGCGGATATTTTGCGCGATGCGCGATGCGGGCGAGGATTTCGCCACTTACGTCTGGTCCTTCGTCGACGGCGTCCCTCTGCGCGGCGATGGCATTACCGTGCCCGCCCAGACGGATTTATCCGCCGCCATATCCAAAGATCTGAAACGGCGCGGCTTCAAATTCGTCGGGCCCACGATCGTCTATGCCTGGATGCAGGCGATCGGCATGGTGAACGACCATGTCGCGGCCTGCTTCCGCCGGGATGCCGTGGCCGTGAGATGA